The following proteins are co-located in the Cetobacterium sp. NK01 genome:
- a CDS encoding META domain-containing protein: MKKIVLFIIAMTLFVGCFGKKEDIGAKLLGNTYVLQGVIPESEIDINFDKDKVTGTSGVNRYFANYVLDGNKISIKDPGSTRMMGPENLMVQEQEYLKNLKESKEVEITKDGFIIITSAGEKLNFVKK; encoded by the coding sequence ATGAAAAAAATAGTACTATTTATAATTGCTATGACATTATTTGTAGGATGTTTTGGAAAAAAAGAAGATATTGGTGCAAAACTTTTAGGTAATACCTATGTTCTTCAAGGAGTAATTCCAGAGAGTGAGATAGATATTAATTTTGACAAAGATAAAGTAACTGGAACTTCTGGAGTTAACAGATATTTTGCAAACTATGTGTTAGATGGCAATAAGATATCTATTAAAGATCCTGGATCTACAAGAATGATGGGGCCTGAAAATTTAATGGTACAAGAGCAGGAATATTTGAAAAATCTTAAAGAATCAAAAGAGGTAGAAATTACAAAAGATGGATTTATAATAATTACATCAGCGGGAGAAAAATTAAACTTTGTTAAAAAATAG
- a CDS encoding threonine/serine exporter family protein has translation MPKKQLITEHHVLQLATFAGKIVLTSGGEVYRVEDIIARIGQHFNLKIDCFATLTCIIVSGKNINDEVVSLVERINSRSTNLDKIHQVHKLISDIENYSFSELKKALEAINKIPSYGFGMNFIASALGAASFVVSFKGGPNDFAAAFVAGCGVALFSYIVSGLQLNSFFINLISGAICAFVSNMFYIGGVITNPSISIISALMLLVPGVAFINSIRDIIAGDLVSGTSRAMEVLMIGGAIAIGAGLVTKLFFNFGGF, from the coding sequence ATGCCAAAAAAACAACTAATTACCGAACACCATGTTCTTCAACTAGCGACTTTCGCCGGAAAAATTGTTCTTACAAGTGGTGGAGAGGTTTATAGAGTCGAAGATATTATTGCCCGTATTGGACAACATTTTAATTTAAAAATTGATTGTTTTGCAACATTGACATGTATAATTGTTTCTGGAAAGAATATTAACGATGAAGTTGTCTCTCTAGTTGAAAGAATAAATTCTCGTTCGACTAATTTAGATAAAATTCATCAAGTACACAAGTTAATTAGTGATATTGAAAATTATTCTTTTTCTGAATTAAAAAAAGCTTTAGAAGCAATTAATAAAATTCCTTCTTATGGTTTTGGTATGAATTTTATTGCTTCTGCTTTAGGAGCGGCAAGTTTTGTAGTTTCATTTAAAGGAGGTCCTAACGATTTTGCAGCTGCTTTTGTTGCTGGATGTGGAGTAGCTCTTTTTTCATATATTGTTTCTGGATTACAACTAAACAGTTTTTTTATAAATTTAATATCTGGAGCCATTTGTGCTTTTGTTTCAAATATGTTTTATATTGGAGGAGTTATTACAAATCCATCTATTAGTATTATTTCTGCTCTAATGCTTTTAGTTCCTGGAGTAGCATTTATAAACTCTATCAGAGATATTATTGCTGGAGATTTAGTTTCCGGTACTTCGAGAGCCATGGAAGTTCTTATGATTGGTGGTGCTATAGCTATAGGAGCTGGACTTGTTACTAAATTATTTTTTAATTTTGGAGGATTTTAA
- a CDS encoding threonine/serine exporter family protein, whose product MLLLEVIFAFFITISFAILFNVRGKLIIYSGIGGAISWLFYLLFTREGYSYSTCYLLATAITAFYSEIMAKKLQTTVPTLLIAALIPMAPGGGVYYTMLYLIQNKYQESMLKGMETSIIAGSMALGIILITTFFRIFHHTKK is encoded by the coding sequence ATGCTTTTACTAGAAGTTATTTTTGCTTTTTTTATTACTATTAGTTTTGCTATTCTTTTTAATGTTAGAGGAAAATTAATCATCTACTCTGGAATTGGTGGTGCTATTAGTTGGTTATTTTATCTACTTTTCACTAGAGAAGGATATTCTTACTCAACTTGTTATCTTTTAGCTACAGCTATAACTGCATTTTATTCTGAAATTATGGCAAAAAAATTACAAACAACTGTTCCTACTTTGCTTATAGCTGCACTTATTCCTATGGCGCCTGGAGGAGGAGTTTATTATACAATGTTATATTTAATTCAAAATAAATATCAAGAGTCAATGTTAAAAGGAATGGAAACATCTATTATCGCAGGTTCTATGGCATTAGGTATAATTTTAATAACTACTTTTTTTAGAATTTTCCATCATACAAAAAAATAA
- a CDS encoding PLP-dependent aminotransferase family protein, which produces MLKINIYIDKNSKEKLYFQIYNCLKKQILSGDIKVGMKLPSIRQVAIKLNINQNTVIQSYNLLEEKGLIKKISGKGCFVQEFCEFKIEEKEIPLIESFKYGQFLKSEKINFSNGTPCSEYFPIKEYQIFFNDIIKEYGGEIFEYQSVQGVDSLRYLLSEEFEKEDIFVKKENLQITSGTQQALDIIIKLFSKETKPTVALSDPTYPNALNIFKGWCNIKTLDIKKDGWDLDEFEEILKEEKIDFIYECINFQNPTGVMWSLEKRKKLLKLSEKYNFYIVEDDSFSDFYYYGEKPKSLKSLDKIGKEKVIYIKTYSKILMPGIGLAVMAIPENLIQRVLLIKYGLDTTTSGINQKILEKFIITNKLSHHLEKLRYEFGKKQKLCLTLLEKMKNLQVMHKPTGGFFIWIKLSDEIDGEKFYLKCKSEGVALLPGTLFYKDKRDVCKIRLSFISPTLEEIKIGLEILEKMLFFCMMENSKKSSY; this is translated from the coding sequence ATGTTGAAAATAAATATTTATATAGATAAAAATTCAAAAGAAAAATTATATTTTCAAATATATAACTGTTTAAAGAAGCAAATTTTGTCAGGAGATATAAAAGTAGGAATGAAACTACCATCTATTAGACAAGTAGCTATAAAATTAAATATAAATCAAAATACAGTAATTCAAAGCTATAACCTTTTAGAAGAAAAGGGATTAATAAAGAAAATTTCTGGAAAAGGTTGCTTTGTTCAAGAGTTTTGTGAGTTTAAAATAGAAGAAAAGGAAATACCATTAATAGAAAGTTTTAAATATGGACAATTTTTAAAAAGTGAAAAAATAAATTTTTCAAATGGGACTCCTTGCTCAGAATACTTCCCTATAAAAGAATATCAAATTTTTTTTAATGATATTATAAAGGAGTACGGAGGAGAAATTTTCGAATATCAAAGTGTTCAAGGAGTAGATAGTTTAAGGTATTTACTTTCAGAAGAATTTGAAAAAGAAGATATTTTTGTGAAAAAAGAAAATCTTCAAATAACCTCAGGAACTCAACAAGCATTGGACATAATAATAAAACTTTTTTCTAAAGAAACAAAACCTACAGTGGCTTTATCAGACCCAACTTATCCAAATGCTCTTAATATATTTAAGGGATGGTGTAATATAAAAACTTTAGATATAAAAAAGGATGGTTGGGATTTAGACGAATTTGAAGAAATACTAAAAGAGGAAAAGATAGATTTTATCTATGAGTGTATAAACTTCCAAAATCCTACAGGAGTTATGTGGTCTTTAGAGAAAAGAAAAAAACTTTTAAAACTTTCTGAAAAATATAATTTTTACATAGTAGAAGATGATAGCTTTTCAGATTTTTATTATTATGGAGAAAAACCGAAATCTTTAAAAAGTTTAGATAAGATAGGTAAAGAAAAAGTTATTTATATAAAAACATATTCTAAAATACTTATGCCAGGAATAGGATTAGCTGTAATGGCTATTCCTGAAAATCTTATTCAGAGAGTTTTGTTAATAAAATATGGATTAGATACAACGACTTCTGGAATAAATCAAAAAATTTTAGAAAAATTTATAATAACTAATAAATTGTCTCATCACCTTGAGAAATTAAGATATGAATTTGGCAAAAAACAAAAATTATGTCTAACACTTTTAGAAAAAATGAAAAACTTACAAGTTATGCATAAGCCAACAGGAGGATTTTTTATTTGGATAAAATTATCTGATGAAATTGATGGAGAAAAATTTTATTTAAAATGTAAAAGTGAAGGAGTAGCCTTATTACCAGGAACTCTTTTTTATAAGGATAAAAGAGATGTCTGTAAAATAAGATTAAGCTTTATATCTCCAACCCTAGAAGAGATAAAGATTGGATTGGAGATATTAGAAAAAATGTTATTTTTTTGTATGATGGAAAATTCTAAAAAAAGTAGTTATTAA
- a CDS encoding DMT family transporter has translation MNDKLKGTIWMCISALGMALMGATVKFIGSDISTFEKLFFRNLIGVVMLLFTMRGQNINIWGSSNKSRLFMVYRCTMGLTGAVLYFYCINKLYLADSALLNKLSPFFVTIFATLFLKEKLERHQIPILVIVLFGALLVIKPKFSFEMLPALAGFLSAVFAGGAYTLVRYLRTMEEPSTLVLWFSAFSMIGMIPPMLIQGFVIPNGIQLFYLILTGIFATVGQIGLAYAYKYALASEVSIYQYLSIIFSAIIGFIFWKEIPDFLSIIGGLIIIGAAVFNYRLSKK, from the coding sequence ATGAACGATAAATTAAAAGGTACAATTTGGATGTGTATCTCTGCTTTAGGAATGGCACTTATGGGAGCTACAGTTAAGTTTATTGGTAGCGATATCTCAACTTTTGAAAAACTTTTTTTTAGAAATCTTATTGGTGTAGTTATGCTACTTTTTACAATGAGAGGACAAAATATAAATATTTGGGGAAGTAGTAACAAAAGTAGATTGTTTATGGTTTACAGATGTACTATGGGATTAACTGGTGCAGTTTTATATTTTTATTGTATAAATAAACTGTATTTAGCTGATTCAGCTTTATTAAATAAACTTTCACCATTCTTTGTTACTATTTTTGCAACATTATTCTTGAAAGAAAAACTCGAAAGACACCAAATCCCTATTTTAGTTATTGTATTATTTGGAGCTCTTCTTGTTATTAAACCTAAATTTAGTTTTGAAATGCTTCCTGCTCTAGCTGGATTCTTATCAGCTGTTTTTGCTGGTGGTGCCTATACTTTAGTTAGATATCTTAGAACTATGGAAGAACCATCAACTTTAGTTTTATGGTTTTCAGCTTTTTCTATGATAGGAATGATTCCCCCTATGTTAATCCAGGGTTTTGTTATTCCTAATGGTATTCAATTATTTTATCTTATTTTAACTGGTATTTTTGCAACCGTTGGGCAAATTGGTTTAGCATACGCTTATAAATATGCTTTAGCTAGCGAAGTTTCTATATATCAGTACTTAAGTATTATATTTTCAGCTATAATCGGATTTATATTTTGGAAAGAAATACCGGATTTTCTAAGTATAATAGGTGGTTTAATAATTATTGGAGCAGCTGTTTTTAACTATAGATTATCAAAAAAGTGA
- a CDS encoding C40 family peptidase, which yields MLVLIFFTGCSSARISERERNERIAKITSFYKEWKGTRYKMGGTSKSGVDCSALMQHLYKEKFALDLPRTTKNLSQEGDKVKKRNYWEVGDLVFFKIGWRKTHHVGVYLGDNRFLHASTSKGVIISEVDGYWDDHFWQVRKIL from the coding sequence TTGTTAGTTTTGATTTTTTTTACAGGATGTTCATCAGCTAGAATTAGTGAAAGAGAAAGAAATGAAAGAATTGCTAAAATAACATCTTTTTATAAAGAATGGAAAGGTACTAGATATAAAATGGGAGGAACATCAAAAAGTGGCGTGGATTGTTCAGCCCTAATGCAGCATTTATATAAAGAGAAATTTGCATTGGATTTGCCAAGAACAACGAAAAATTTATCTCAAGAGGGCGATAAAGTAAAAAAACGTAATTACTGGGAAGTTGGAGATTTAGTGTTTTTTAAAATTGGTTGGAGAAAAACTCATCATGTTGGAGTATATTTAGGAGATAATAGATTTTTACATGCATCTACTTCTAAAGGGGTTATAATTTCAGAGGTAGATGGTTATTGGGATGATCACTTTTGGCAAGTTAGAAAAATATTATAG
- the glmS gene encoding glutamine--fructose-6-phosphate transaminase (isomerizing), with amino-acid sequence MCGIVGYIGKGDAKSVVLQGLEKLEYRGYDSAGIAIIKDSKIIVEKKKGKLKNLETHLEGMDLDSHIGIGHTRWATHGEPSDRNSHPHFSEDMSIAVVHNGIIENYSILKNELIQKGYKFNSDTDTEVVAHLIHSLYKGDLFNAVTEAIKQLRGSYALGILHKDFPDEIICARKDSPLVIGVGENENIIASDVPALLKYTKNVYFLEDGDIARLTADSIKIFDKTLNSVRREIKVIEWDYEQATKSGFPHFMIKEIFEQPKSIEETLNRRVHNGIIDFSDVLSDDEINKFDMIHIVACGTAYHAGLQGQYALREISRINSLVEIASEYRYMDPFVNENTLAIFVSQSGETLDTLAALKEAKSRGAKTLAITNVVGSTISREAHNTIYTMAGPEIAVASTKAYTTQVTIFQLLAIYLAEKKGRLSKEKVEKLISSLYSIPEKIKTTLDNTEIIKNVANFMKDKHNGFYIGRGVDFATALEGSLKMKEITYIHTEAFPAGELKHGSIALIEPGTPVVVIGMQSNLLEKTISNIKELKARGAHIITVARKSCEEAINVSDEFIGVEDIEDVFSVLLAIIPLQLLSYFTSVDKGIDVDKPRNLAKSVTVE; translated from the coding sequence ATGTGTGGAATTGTTGGTTACATAGGAAAGGGAGATGCTAAGAGTGTTGTTTTACAAGGGTTAGAGAAACTTGAGTACAGGGGATACGATTCAGCTGGTATCGCAATTATAAAGGATTCTAAAATTATAGTTGAAAAGAAAAAAGGTAAACTAAAAAATTTAGAAACTCACTTAGAAGGAATGGATTTAGACTCTCATATTGGAATCGGTCATACAAGATGGGCTACTCATGGTGAGCCATCTGACAGAAATTCTCATCCTCACTTTAGTGAAGATATGTCTATTGCAGTAGTTCATAATGGAATTATTGAAAACTATTCAATATTAAAAAATGAACTTATTCAAAAAGGGTATAAATTCAATTCTGACACAGATACTGAAGTAGTTGCACATCTTATTCATTCTCTTTATAAGGGAGATCTTTTTAATGCTGTTACAGAAGCTATAAAACAACTTAGAGGAAGTTATGCTCTTGGAATTCTTCATAAAGATTTTCCAGATGAAATTATCTGTGCAAGGAAAGATAGTCCACTTGTAATTGGAGTTGGTGAAAATGAAAACATTATCGCATCTGATGTTCCTGCACTTCTAAAATATACTAAGAACGTGTATTTTTTAGAAGATGGAGATATTGCCAGATTAACTGCTGATTCTATTAAAATCTTTGATAAAACTTTAAATTCTGTAAGAAGAGAAATTAAAGTTATTGAATGGGATTATGAACAGGCTACTAAAAGTGGTTTCCCTCATTTTATGATCAAAGAGATTTTCGAACAACCAAAATCTATTGAAGAAACTTTGAATAGAAGAGTTCACAATGGAATCATTGACTTCTCTGATGTTTTATCTGATGATGAAATCAATAAATTTGATATGATTCATATTGTCGCTTGTGGAACCGCATATCATGCTGGATTACAAGGGCAATATGCTTTAAGAGAAATTTCTAGAATTAATTCTTTAGTTGAAATTGCATCTGAATATAGATATATGGATCCTTTTGTCAACGAAAATACCTTAGCTATTTTCGTAAGCCAATCTGGTGAAACTTTAGATACTCTTGCAGCTTTAAAAGAAGCAAAATCTAGAGGTGCAAAAACATTAGCTATTACTAACGTTGTTGGTTCAACTATTTCAAGAGAAGCTCATAATACAATTTATACTATGGCTGGACCTGAAATTGCAGTTGCCTCTACTAAAGCTTATACAACACAAGTAACTATTTTTCAATTATTAGCTATATATTTAGCCGAGAAAAAAGGAAGATTATCTAAAGAAAAAGTAGAAAAGTTAATATCTTCTTTATATAGTATTCCAGAAAAAATCAAAACTACTTTAGATAATACTGAAATTATTAAAAATGTTGCAAACTTTATGAAAGATAAGCATAATGGTTTTTATATTGGAAGAGGCGTAGATTTTGCTACAGCTCTAGAAGGTTCATTAAAAATGAAAGAGATTACATATATTCATACTGAAGCCTTTCCTGCTGGGGAGTTAAAGCATGGTTCAATAGCTTTAATAGAACCGGGAACACCCGTTGTAGTTATCGGAATGCAATCAAATCTTTTAGAAAAAACAATATCAAATATAAAAGAACTTAAAGCTAGAGGAGCACATATTATAACTGTTGCAAGAAAATCTTGTGAAGAAGCTATTAACGTTTCTGATGAATTTATCGGCGTAGAAGATATTGAAGATGTTTTCTCTGTTCTATTAGCTATTATTCCATTACAGCTTTTATCATACTTTACATCAGTAGATAAAGGCATCGATGTGGATAAACCTAGAAATCTAGCAAAATCAGTAACTGTTGAGTAA
- a CDS encoding TonB-dependent receptor, whose translation MNKKLLLLSLLVVTNATRGNENKNFVKLEDTVITTQNFETTVRDTPTNISIITAEEIEKSGSTNLVQVLRDVPGLFAREYAGGEIRFDLRGQNPMYANKNIIVTIDGVPINRTGLGSSDSYNLSQIPVERIERIEVIPSGGAVLYGDGSVGGIINITTKTVEDRQNYGSINFNAGSHGLFSENITYGTKIGNNFLNEISFSKYNSHGSGRKLSDGTKEKVDKYSFDYTGKYLLDNGDIEFKYSHAKSETHLGGTIPQYIFDENIKYASKFSKSKYELNDFYLKYRAEVSDSLESVTYINYLHNDYSPYSGGFYNTNRYKERKEYVKSQLKYKYLENNYLIFGADYSHHREKDSMVNLKTYKDGREAKKEAYGIFLMNKIEYNKFQFIQGIRKEYTDYDYYLQKLKDVNDPSKYYDMESKKFNNTGLEFAINYLYSDTGSTYINYTRGFRTPSATEMGSYEPILQGVYEYNRKSQTSDNIEIGIKDFVGNTYLSASVYYNKIDNYMYSKIPTNIEDWDKSITGNLGKVDKYGTDIVAEHYIGNLTLRTGVSYIHHELKDGPTKGEPIPSVPNWKVTAGTTYNFTPKFSASVDALYHGSYTVLDALKYKVGTLPESGDESSLEKYDEKVDSYITVDLSTSYQFENGLTLTARVDNLFDKKYDRYVGAWGDFSGDSTYVIQQHLPAPGRTFTLGALYKF comes from the coding sequence ATGAACAAAAAATTATTGTTACTGTCTTTACTTGTTGTGACAAATGCAACAAGAGGAAATGAAAATAAAAATTTTGTAAAATTAGAGGATACGGTTATTACTACCCAAAACTTTGAAACAACAGTTAGAGATACTCCCACAAATATTTCTATTATAACAGCAGAGGAAATTGAAAAAAGTGGTTCAACAAATTTAGTTCAAGTTTTAAGAGATGTACCAGGGTTATTTGCTAGAGAATATGCGGGTGGTGAAATAAGATTTGATTTAAGAGGACAAAACCCAATGTACGCTAATAAAAATATTATTGTTACAATAGATGGTGTTCCTATAAATAGAACAGGTTTAGGAAGTTCTGATAGCTATAATCTTTCTCAAATTCCTGTTGAAAGAATTGAAAGAATTGAAGTTATTCCAAGTGGTGGAGCAGTTTTATATGGTGATGGTTCTGTTGGAGGTATCATTAATATTACTACAAAAACAGTTGAGGATAGACAAAACTACGGTTCTATAAATTTTAATGCTGGAAGTCACGGGTTATTTTCAGAAAATATAACTTACGGAACTAAAATTGGTAATAATTTTCTAAATGAGATTTCATTTAGTAAGTATAATTCTCATGGATCAGGAAGAAAATTATCTGATGGAACTAAAGAAAAAGTTGATAAATACTCTTTTGATTATACAGGAAAATATCTTTTAGATAATGGTGATATAGAGTTTAAATATAGTCATGCAAAATCTGAGACTCACTTAGGAGGAACAATACCTCAATATATATTTGATGAAAATATTAAATATGCATCAAAATTTTCAAAAAGTAAATATGAATTAAATGATTTTTACTTAAAATATAGGGCAGAAGTTTCAGATAGTTTAGAATCTGTAACTTATATTAATTATTTACATAACGATTATTCTCCTTATTCAGGAGGTTTTTATAACACTAATAGATATAAAGAAAGAAAAGAATATGTAAAATCTCAATTAAAATACAAATATTTAGAAAATAATTATCTTATTTTTGGAGCGGACTACTCACATCATAGAGAAAAGGATTCTATGGTGAATTTAAAAACTTATAAAGATGGAAGAGAAGCTAAAAAAGAAGCTTACGGAATCTTTTTAATGAATAAAATAGAATACAATAAATTTCAATTTATTCAAGGAATAAGAAAAGAATATACTGATTATGATTATTATTTACAAAAGTTAAAGGATGTTAATGACCCTTCTAAATATTATGACATGGAAAGTAAAAAATTTAATAACACAGGATTAGAATTTGCAATAAACTATTTATATTCAGATACAGGATCAACATATATAAATTATACAAGAGGATTTAGAACGCCAAGCGCTACTGAAATGGGAAGCTATGAGCCTATTTTGCAAGGAGTTTATGAATATAATAGAAAATCACAAACAAGTGATAATATAGAAATAGGTATAAAAGATTTTGTTGGAAACACTTATCTTTCAGCATCTGTATATTATAATAAAATTGACAATTATATGTATTCTAAAATCCCTACAAATATTGAAGATTGGGATAAGAGTATAACTGGAAATTTAGGTAAAGTTGATAAATACGGTACGGATATAGTTGCAGAGCATTACATAGGAAATCTTACTCTTAGAACAGGAGTTTCATATATTCACCATGAATTAAAAGATGGACCTACAAAAGGTGAACCGATTCCAAGCGTTCCTAATTGGAAGGTTACTGCAGGAACAACTTATAACTTTACGCCTAAATTTTCAGCTAGTGTAGATGCTCTTTATCATGGTTCTTATACTGTTTTGGATGCACTAAAATATAAGGTTGGAACATTACCAGAGAGTGGAGATGAAAGTTCACTTGAAAAATATGATGAGAAAGTAGACTCATATATAACAGTAGATTTATCTACTAGTTATCAATTTGAAAATGGGCTTACTTTAACTGCTAGAGTAGACAATTTGTTTGATAAAAAATATGATAGATACGTTGGAGCTTGGGGAGATTTTTCTGGAGATTCTACATATGTTATTCAGCAACATTTACCAGCTCCTGGAAGAACTTTTACTTTAGGTGCCTTATATAAATTTTAA
- a CDS encoding MATE family efflux transporter: protein MKEKHKEMGEQPIGQLLLKFSLPAMIGMFVNALYNIVDRIYIGNIPEIGPIAIAGVGVVFPIMIISLGFCLLIGLGGATNISISLGRKRKDLAEKFLGNATCLAIIFGIILTIIIILTMDLYIGKLGTSPITEPFARDYLTIVALGFPFLMVGYATNAAVRSDGNPKISMITLLLGAITNIILDPIFIFGLNLGVKGAALATIISQIVSAIWTVGYFTSKFSGIKLHLKNLILDWEKVKEIFIIGAGPFVLQLGSSAVNFILNSSLMKYGGDIAVGAMTIVNAVNTFIFMPIFGINQGVQPILGFNYGARFYHRVKEAFVLAVKGAVTISTIGFLAIQFLSKYFIVIFTSNPELLDAASKGLRIFTLMFPFIGFQIIAAVYFQAIGKPKTTMFLSLSRQVLFLIPIVIIFSRIWGVSGVWMAVPSADILSVIVTFIMTKKEMKNLKLLEKEEDLRKNVNENQSTRESTDK, encoded by the coding sequence ATGAAAGAAAAACACAAAGAAATGGGAGAGCAGCCCATCGGTCAACTGCTTTTAAAATTTTCACTTCCTGCGATGATTGGAATGTTTGTAAACGCTCTATACAACATAGTTGATAGAATCTATATTGGTAATATTCCAGAGATTGGACCTATTGCTATCGCAGGAGTTGGAGTTGTTTTTCCAATTATGATAATCTCTCTCGGATTTTGTCTTTTAATTGGATTAGGAGGTGCCACTAATATCTCTATCTCATTAGGAAGAAAGAGAAAAGATTTAGCTGAAAAGTTTTTAGGCAATGCTACTTGCCTAGCTATTATTTTTGGTATTATTTTAACCATTATTATAATCCTTACAATGGACTTATACATTGGCAAATTAGGGACAAGTCCTATCACAGAACCTTTTGCTAGAGATTATTTAACTATAGTAGCTTTAGGTTTTCCTTTTTTAATGGTTGGATATGCTACTAATGCTGCTGTTCGTTCCGATGGAAACCCTAAAATTTCTATGATTACACTTTTATTAGGAGCAATAACTAATATTATATTAGATCCAATTTTTATATTTGGATTAAATTTAGGTGTAAAGGGTGCCGCCCTTGCTACAATTATCTCACAAATTGTTTCAGCTATTTGGACTGTTGGATATTTCACTTCTAAATTTAGTGGTATTAAGCTACATTTAAAAAACTTAATATTAGACTGGGAAAAAGTAAAAGAGATTTTTATAATTGGGGCTGGTCCTTTCGTTTTACAACTGGGTTCAAGTGCTGTAAACTTTATTTTAAATAGTAGTCTTATGAAATATGGTGGTGATATTGCAGTTGGTGCTATGACTATTGTTAATGCTGTAAATACCTTTATTTTTATGCCAATTTTTGGTATTAACCAAGGTGTTCAACCTATTTTAGGATTTAACTATGGTGCTAGATTTTACCATAGAGTTAAAGAAGCTTTTGTTTTAGCTGTAAAGGGTGCTGTTACAATATCAACAATTGGATTTTTAGCTATACAATTTTTATCTAAATATTTTATTGTTATTTTCACTAGTAATCCAGAACTTTTAGATGCAGCATCAAAAGGACTTAGAATCTTTACTTTAATGTTTCCTTTTATAGGATTTCAAATTATAGCTGCAGTTTATTTTCAAGCTATTGGAAAACCTAAGACAACTATGTTTTTAAGCTTATCAAGACAAGTTTTATTCCTAATTCCTATTGTTATTATATTCTCTAGAATTTGGGGAGTGAGCGGTGTTTGGATGGCTGTTCCGTCTGCAGATATATTATCTGTAATTGTTACTTTTATTATGACCAAAAAAGAGATGAAAAATCTTAAACTTTTAGAAAAAGAAGAGGACTTGAGAAAAAATGTCAATGAAAATCAATCAACTAGAGAATCAACCGATAAATAA